The Trichomycterus rosablanca isolate fTriRos1 chromosome 17, fTriRos1.hap1, whole genome shotgun sequence DNA segment tttcttatttttttgtaattttttttatttatttgttattaaagTAAACAAAAGATCACAACGTCTCGGTTGTTTTACAGCATTTACAGGTTACAGTTATACATAGTTTTACCTGTGTAATGTAAAACTCAGTCCACGGTCTCTGCTGCCAAAATCGCTGTTGTTTTAGACATCAGATGGACAAAATAAGAGACACCCAAGACAATACACTCATATGAAGGATCTTTTAAGTATCAACGCCACAGTTTGATTTTAAAACAGCGTCACTCTTTGTTTTAATGCTGTTATACAATAGACAGTTTGGTTTGTGGAACATCATTTGCAGTGGGGAGCAAAGGgagttgtagcttagcggttacggtactggactagtaatcagaaggtcgctggttcaagccccaccactgccaggttgttgctgttggatttttgagcaaggcccttaacaaaaagacagaaacaatGATCATATGAACAATTACAATTTTATTCATGACGTGCAGAGAGTTCACAGTAAGTACTGAATCATAAATTGttcattatatattaaattacatttcttATCTTCCGAGCGATCCTAGAAAGCCCTTCTTTTTCtctgaaaaataaaacattatgtaatgttagataataaataatacacgtAATAACTGTGCTTACGAAAACGTACTGATAATTACACTCCCATGTACTTACCTTTCTCCATCACTGTGTATGTGGTCTCCATGCCAGCCAACACATGGTCAGCGACATGGCAGTGCAGGAGCCAGGATCCTGCGTACAGAGGGCGCATCACTACCGTCTGGAAGGTGCCAGGAAACAAGTCGAACACGTCGGCTCGATGGGTGCCAGACATCTAGTGCCATGTGGCATTTTACAAGGAATGAAAGAACAGTTTAAAGAATGAATCCTGAAGTTATTTAGAGAATCGAGCTCTGCTGTGTGGTTAGTATTTACCTTGTAGTCGAAGCTGTGCCCATGAAAATGAGCTGTGTGGATGTCCACTTCACTTCCCATTCCCATTAGGTACCAGTACACCTTATCTCCCACCTGCATATTCAGCCCATGAAGATTTCCATAGAGCAGACCGTTGATTGCTGCAGTGCACAATAAACAGAACAGCTACTTATTGTTATCATagttttaaaacaaactgtatcttttgtattttaaagaagacggctcggtgggtagcaccgagGGCAACAAGCTTAGCTTTATATTATACTTAACCGTGCATTTTGTTGCTTTCAATAAACTCATCGTCCTCTTTTAAGTTGCTGGGTGGATTATTCACATGAGTTTTTATGTTGTCATCCAAATACCAAGACTTATTCTCATCAAACACCATAAAGAGCAGAGAAAACTCCTCAATCTCCTTCTTTAGCCCCAACTTCCTCAACAGACTCTTCTTACAGATGACCAGGGGCCCAATCAGTCCACTGTACAaatcctaaaataaaaaaaataaataaaaataacagtacaCGGTGAACAATTTTACATATTATAAGAAAATGGTCTGGAACAAagactcatatatatatatatatatatatatatatatatatataaacagccTTATATAAACAACAGCAGCAACACAAAAAAATGCCATGATTTCAATTACATGCTGCTgtaacatgaaaaaaatatataagaaatgctttttatttgtcCATGTAATTAGTTACAAACTTCAGCCAACCTTTAATGTGACTGTTTTGGAGCTTTTTTCTTGAACTGCAGCCTTGATTTGAAGTTCACAGTGTTCGGTACACCACTGAAGATTTTCTATACAGTTtatcatattattttttttatttaaataaaatttatgcCAGTAAACATAAGTACAATTGATCAAATACATACCACTGCAGactgtatatttttaaagttgttttaaaattagttaatcaaaaacatttttttgttaCGAATATAAAAATCTGCAGCCTCATTAAAAACTCTTTATTTTAAAGCTAAGATAAAAgactttccttttctttttctttgaatTGTACTTGTGTGCTTTGTTGACCTCTTCTGGCTGCAACCAAGGTAGTATAATAATGacattttattttgctttcaTATTTCAAACATCAAATAATATCTAACTACAGTCCTTAGACTATGTTAAGTCAGTTTTAGGTTCATGGATTTTCTGTTATTTCTCAGTACTGCTGGTCTGTTCATATCTGTTGTAATTATGATTTAGATCCTCTGGTTAGATATGAGGTTGGGGGAAATTCTGATACTGCTAATCTGCTCATGTACCCACCTTATTAACATCTCCAGTTGAATAATAAGCTCCAACGTTACATTCCTCTTGCTCTGATGTCGGTCCAGCAGTTTTAGGAATGTACCAGGTGTACGTCTGAGTTTGACCTTTAAACACATATACATTTTTCGTCTGTTGTGTTAAACTTTTAGATTGAAACTGGGTAAAATTAATTCTAAATTTGAGGCAGTCCAACTGGGGCACAGCCTAAGGCTTATGATACCTGGGGTTCAAACCTAACCCATCATCACTCTTTGTGAGGAGTAAaggtgctttggtttccttctccttgctgtgaggcgacagtgctactcacgtagccaccgtgccgtcgaGTGAATGTGTGATTCTGATGTTCACACAGTGTTTCTGGTGTTACCAAAATGTAAAAGCTAAGCAATGACTAATGAATTTTCTACCTTTTTCTAGCGACTATAATAATAGTTCTTGTCAAACACATAACAGTAATGTTCtgaatttattatattatgttgTATATAAGATAAGATGTGGTCACTGAGTCTGAATATGGGAACGACACTTGACAGCCACTCGTACTGTATTACCCAGTGGTTAAGAAACCTGCTCTACACTAAACACTACAAAAGTCATAGAAAACTTTCTCATACCTGGTGGGGTTAGAACGACTTTAGGATTATCTGTTTTCACTCCGTGAGCGTGTATCGAGTACGCCCTTTTAGCCATGTTCTTAAACACTACCTTTACTTTCTCTCCCACATTTCCATGAATCATCGGACCTGTAAATAAATCATGTTTCTTTTAATCTTTTCACGAAATTATAAAAGAATTAGAGGATATTGTATAGTTGCACTACATTTGTACCTTGAATTCCCAAGTGTTCCATATCAGCTGGTCTTTCCTTTAGCTTGGTGAAGGATTCGTCAGTGTACTCCCGGTACAGGACCTTCTTATATTTAGAGCCAATAAACTTGTTCCccttattaataaatgcatttcctggactgtgggggaaaaaaacaagttACTACAATTATAATACTGATGCTGGATCCCCAGCCCTAACACTAgatgtataaaaacatttagACTCAATTGGCACATATttgcacagacacacttcaaaagctTGTGAAATCATTGCCCATGGTACTTATAGCCTTGGAATAGGATGCCCTCGGGTGCCTCATAagtccactactgctgagatccagggttcaaatccccaacAGTGGTATCTGCCGGTCATGTATCTATGCATAGACATGATAAGTTATGTCTAGAGGGTGGTCGAgcatctgtgatggattggcatcatgTCCAGTGTGTGTTGCATTGCAGTTAACTGTATGTTTAATCTGCCACCTTTAAACTCATTCTGTTACTTATGTGGTACCACAAAGATGAGCTACTTCTGAGTATTACCAGTCTAAAGTTTGACTTGACATGGAAATCTTTCAACAATCAAATCTCTgaatttacacaaacacaagaaCATCTTAAATCCTCAAACTTTTCTTTAACATTACCTGTCTTTAAGACCATTGAACATCTTCTCCTCCCATGTCCGGGAGGGAGAGTAGTCCCAGTCCATCTCCACAGCAGCGATGTAATATTTCTTCTGATGGAGCATGACTTCAGACTGTCTGTTCCAGAAACTGCACTTTTCTACTGTGTAGTTCACTCTCATACCTGCGTGGTTATCATCAGCACTCATACAAGTCACCTCAAACTGACCTGTATTCATAAGAGGGaacaaaaatttaaaacattttctgaaTTATCTGACTTTCTGCTATAATCATTACATGAGATTTGATTTTTTTAGTCATAATGATGATAGACAGTACTGAACACATTGTAATCATTCACATATCAGGCTGAGGTTTATTTGCAAAATCAAGTGTTTCAATTAGTAAGGTAAGAAGAGAGTAGTCAAAGCATATTTCATAATTTTTGTGGCTAAATTTTAATTTTTCAGCAGTTTGTCTACAGTTTGGAGGGATACACCACAAAGAATGTAAAAAATGATTGAAGAAGCAAATAAGACTCAATCTATGGTGCTCCTTCCATGTCTGAACAGCACttctacttttttatttatttatgcattttctccccatctttctcccgatttagcgtagtcaatttgtcttttgctgctggggatccctgattgcattcaaggagggtatGTTTTCTGCTCATGCCCTCTCCGATGCATGTGTTGTccctagcggaacccttttttgctcatgcactctgcacaggcgcctctatctgctaatcagggtccctgcacagcgtttgaagaccccacccatataGTCCGGTTATCCCACCCTAACAGACACTGGGGCCAAtaagtgtctgctgcaggcacttccaattgtgcccgctagatggcacccagccaaccggtggcaaagtcgagttttgaaccaaggagTGCACgtaatattactttttacaaggTAGCACCAATTGTAGTGTAGTTGTGGATTATGCAACATTGCAGCGATCCAGTAAAAAGTACAAACAGaatgatttaaaaaagaaaataattggTGCTTTTGATTGACCAAGTCAGAGTCAAAACCTGATCCAAGCTCATCCATGATGTTTTGCAAAAACTCCTAGAATGACTGAAAATCAGGCCATGAGAGACAGGTAATTTCAACTAATTAACAAAGCTTTggattttagttatttattgtttgttttttgtaatcCCTTTTACCAATAGAGATAAAGAAAAACCAAGTGCAgtcataatgatattgcagctTTGCAATATTGGTATGATTATACGCTGATTTGGGAGGTGCCACCATGCAGTAAATCGAAGCACTGTACAGAAGAAACAAGATGATAGAACGAGTACCCATGCTGTCCGGTTCCATAATGACTGTGTGAGAAATGTGAGGGAAAACACTGATGGTGTCTTTTCTCGTTCCTCTGTAGAGAAACCTGTTTCCATGGAAGTAAAGTCCATGGATGTCTCCTTCTGAACCCAAACCTGAGAGATGCCAGGCAACTTTGTCTCCCTTGCACATGTTTAGACCTTGCAGGTTTCCATACATGTAGCCATTAAGTGCTGCAAATACAGTACACGTAGAAATGAGTGGATGAGTTTTTGTAACCAATATAATGCAGAATGCAGCATTCATACACCATTTACttacaatgcattttattaGACAACTGAAAGTCTTCATCATCTTTCTTTATAGTTTTAGGTTGCTTAGCATATCTGTTGATATTCTCGTCCAAATACCAGCTCAGGTTCTCATCAAAACTGGTAGCGAGCAGGTAGAATTCTTTGTCCACATTTTTCTGCAAAAAATTAAACAGTTAAAAGTCCAACTCCAACCGAGCACATTATGTAACTGTTGATCTGTCAACAAGAACTTTGTACTCACTTGTTTGCCTGATTTGAGGGTTTTGGGTTTACAGATTAGGAGAGGTCCAACCAGGCCAGAGTTGGTATCTCGGATTGGGTCCACAGCAGAATAATATAGATAAGTGATGCAGTCGGGATCGTTTTCAGTCGGGCCTCCACCTTTCGGCACGACCCATTCATACTTATAGGTGGTGTCAGGACGGACCAGGGCGGCAGGAAGAGGTTCAACAACTCCTAAAAGTGCAAAACGCTTATTTTCTATACAGGGgtgatttattgttttatttgattgGATCATGTTAAATTAGGAGACAATAAAGGGCGCCCGTGGAATCCGTGTCATTTTTAACTGAAAAAGCAGAACCTGAGCCTGAACACTAACCAGAACCTGATTAGTGTTATACAGCaatgatatatttaaacattgGTTCAACTTTGAGCTTTTTTATAGTGGTCAGGTAACAAAACACAATTTCCAAAACAGACAAATTAACAGAcaaattaaaactaaactgCAAATCGTAAGTAACCTAAAGCCACACATAGTATAAGGAAGGACaggcaaaaatattttttttttctcccctttatctccctttaagtgcgtccaattgcccgattgcgtcatgcttcctctgtCTCTAtgtcgatccccgctctgattgaggagaacgaagctaacccacgccccctccgacacgtgggcagcatgctgtatgcatcttatcacctacactttgactagtgcagtgcagctcagcgttgtgtacagagagacacaccctgagagcactcttttctcatctctgtgcaggcgccatcaatcagtcagcagaggtcgtaattgcaccagtcatgagagagagaccccatccggcttagtcccacccatatctgaacaacaggccaatcgttgttcatgtggccgctcaaccttagctggcaggcagagctgagattcgatacgatgtattcgagatcccagctctggttccagcgtgtgtttttaccgctgcaccacctgaacggCAGGCAAAAAGATGTTTGACTATTTTCTTAACTCTAAAAACTTTTCTTGCTCTGTTTTAACAGTACAGGTCAGTGTAACACTTTAGAGAGGTGTTGTATCAAATTTATCAAAATTTGATACAACACCTCTCTAAAGTGTTACACTGACCTGTACTGTTAAAACAGAGCAagaaaagtatatatatatactttataaaaaaaatatattacaaaacgTCTGATGAAACCTTTCAATGATATTTTGAAGCTTTGTGTTGCTTTTTGGAATGCCAGAAATGAAAAATTCCCTTTGGTGCACTTACTTGCTTCTTTCTTGAGTTCCCTGAGCTTTTTGGCAGTGTACGATtctttaagaaaataaaaaaatttaaataaaaaagcagaaagCCGGTGTGAGGTTAAAGTGAAAATGATTTCATTTGATTTTACttataataaactaataaataataaatttctTTACCTTCCAGCTCATTGTGATAGAGCGTTCCATCCATCTCGATGTTGTACTGCACTCCATGAGGCTGAATGCTGAAGGGCCGACTGGCTTTATTCCTGAATGTGACCTTTATTGTGTCCTCCTCCTCTGCCTTGATAATTGGACCTGTTTAGAAACCAAAAAATATATGATATAGACTAGCATAACAGGAAGAGTGGTACGTCATTGCAGAAAAGAGAAGTAGAAGGATGAGAATCACAGTGTTTAACAAGGTGCAAGTAGTGCGGTACCCAGAATGCCCAGATGCTGCTCCTCAGGGGTTCTTTCCTTGCGTTTGGTAAATTTATCATCTGTGTACTCAACATACTGGACCTTTTTGTATTTCCCTCCAATACGGTCATTACGGTTATCAAAGAATGTGTCAGCCATGCTGTAAAAAACgggattataataaataaataatacatttcattATACACACTGAACATAAAGTGCACTATTTATTGCTAATGTTCTTACCTGTCATCATGTAACTTGATGCCAGtgtactggttcaagcctgtaGGTCCATAGTCCCAGATGATCTCTTCAGTGGCGATGTAGTACTCCCTGACCGCTCCGAATGGTCTGGGCTTGTGTACGTTGGGAAAACATTTCTTGATTTCAAAAATGGCCTGCATGCCCGCTAAAGTGATGACAAAAGTAATTTAGTGCTGACACTTTAtgttaataaatacatgtttttacTACATGTATACAACGTTGCTGCCTTATTTAATTTCTGCAACCCTAAATATCAGGTATAAAGGTATGAGCTGCATACTGCAAAAGATCATTATGGTATTTACTATATTTAAGTAGTCAAttagcatatacaccgatcagccataacattaaaaccacctccttgtttctacactcactgtccattttatcaggtccacttaccatatagaagcactttgtagttctacaattactgactgtagttctacaattactgactgtagtccatctgtatctctacatactttttagcctgctttcaccctgttcttcaatggtcagaaacCCTACTctgtaatacctactctgtagtggtcctgtagaaACAGGGATGTGGCCTGACTGACCAAACACATCATAGATGTTTATTACTGACTTGACCTAAACTTGCACAAAAAAAGCTATCCATGTTTTGGTTGGACCTGTTCTGCCTTAATCTGGTCCATAATAAAATCCCCATCTTACAGTTAGACCTCTGGGGAGGGGGGTCATTAGATGAGTGACCCTTCTTGCAGGAACCATTGGGGTGGTAAATTTTGCCATTGCCTTTGGTGAACCTTTAGCTTATGCAACATCATATAAGCTCGTGTGCCTCTGGTAAATAATGGCTGTTATTACTAAGATTAAAGAATAAATAGTGATCCAGTAATTAGGTTAatgctttatgtctttataaaaATGTTCTTGTGTTCACAGTGTTAAACAAttgtaaatattttacagttaaaGGAGAAGCACACACAGAGAAGTATCACTGCATACCCTCCAGATGATCATTGACCTGGCAACTCAACAGCCACTTGCCAGGGTTGTCCGCCTCCATTTCTACACTCACGAAGGAAGCTGGGAAAAGGCTGACTGTGTCTGTGCTGTGCTGTTTGTCTTTTATGATCTGCCCATGAAAGAATGCAGAATGGATGTCCACCTCGTTGCCAATTCCAAACAGGTGCCACTGTATCTTATTGCCCATGCACATGCTCAGGTCCGGCAGGTTACCGAAGACGAAACCATTAATAGCTGAATAATAGTGATAAACGGTAAAACAAGTTGTTAGATCTCATCTCTTATGGTCTCATAAAAGCATTCTGAACCAATTTGTGGTGACTGAAAGTGCAGGTCATGCTCACAGTGCATTTTATTGCTTTCCTGAAAGTTCTCATCATCCTTGTTGACTTTAGCGGGTGTTTTGCAGTAAGCCTTGATGTTGTCGTCCAGGTACCAGCTGAGGTTTTCATCAGAAACAGTAAACATGAGGGCATACAGGTAGTCTCCTGATTTATCACCGTGGATGTCCAGTGTGCCTGAAGAaatacatgatttttttttaattaatattttattatctaTGTTGATTATTTGTACTGTATTTTGCCAGCAGATACAAGcacatacacagacatggtCCATATTGCAAATTCACTCACCTGTGCTGCACTGATTTTTCTGCCCTATACGACAATGCCAATTTCAACCTGTAAACTAAGTCTAGTATGTAACACATGAGTCAACAATCAGTGCACTGAAGGAGCAACATGTACCTGGTGCCCATAACCTATTTTGTACACACCTGAAATTTACTTGttttgatatacagtatatgacagagagagagaaatagtaTACCTTCCTCtcagaaaacattttttttttagatatgactctttattttatcttattaatgcatacttttggctaagTACAAAAAAACgtaatctgttgatgcatgctcaataatccaggtacacaaatccacaaagttgaatcagttcatctggacacaagtttgttgtagagatacgtttcgtcactcaatccgaatgacttcttcagactgaagaagtcattcggattgagtgacgaaacatatctctacaacaaacttgtgtccagatgaactgattcaactttgtggaaaaaAAACCAATGTTTGCAAATGTAAAGTGAATTTAGATACTCAAAGTATATtaataatcaaaaataaaagTCGCTCTTGGTCATTCTGACCAGGAAAAGCTGTAGATCATTTACACCCACCCTCTTTTCACCTGAGAGTGATGGGGCACAGAGAGACACGCTATGTTCTGTGTGACTCCTCAATTGCGCAGGGGCACAGACCAGCCCCGGACTGCACATTACAGCCAAGAGAGGATCCATCTGACCTCCATCCTGCTAACACGTCCAAATGTGCTTGTTAAATGCCTGGCCAGGTCAGCAACACAGCTTTCAAGAGGCATTTTTAATATTCTCTTCATTTTATTGAGGTCAATTTTTGTGAATGTTTGTTAGCAGTAAATTCTTACAGCTCAAGTTCCAAAAGGTGCTCGAACCTTTATAGCAAAGCCCTGAAAAGCTGTTAGTAGTTTTGTAACCATTAAACAAACAGAATGTGTACCTTTCTTGCAGATGATAAGAGGACCGATGAGTCCTGAGGCAGTGTCTTTTGGGGCATTGACATGAGAGTGGTATACTCGGGTCTGACAGTTGGTGTCATCTTTGCCAGGAGCGTGAGAGGAGGCTAAAGACCAGATGTAGCTGTGGGCCTTCCCAGGGGGTACGGCATCGTCCTTCTTCTCCTGTGTATCTGACTCATCTGGGTACAATGCacctgaaaaacaaaaacatttggtgGAAACGTATCATTTGAGATTGAGGTTCAGCATTCACAACTTGTTTTTAAAGCACTGATACCTAATCATTATAGCTCAGAGTGACCTTGTGTGTCTGTGGTGTGACGTGTACTAGTTCTGTGGTCAGGTGCATTTAACACTAACTGTAAACCCTAACTGATTTAACATGTACTTTTATTACCCCTGTATAAAGGAGAAAgttacaaatatattttatgaACACTATCTGTCAGTCATCATCTCACTTAcctaaaaaacattattttcatttatcTT contains these protein-coding regions:
- the cp gene encoding ceruloplasmin isoform X1, whose protein sequence is MGKVQWILIGILCCVGSVSCIIREYFIGIKEVRWDYAPSGKNLIQNKTLVEDEHARTFLEQNEVRIGRVYKKAVYLQYTDATFSQEIEKPKWLGYVGPIISAEEDDMVLVHMKNMASRTYSIHAHGIHYNKSHEGALYPDESDTQEKKDDAVPPGKAHSYIWSLASSHAPGKDDTNCQTRVYHSHVNAPKDTASGLIGPLIICKKGTLDIHGDKSGDYLYALMFTVSDENLSWYLDDNIKAYCKTPAKVNKDDENFQESNKMHSINGFVFGNLPDLSMCMGNKIQWHLFGIGNEVDIHSAFFHGQIIKDKQHSTDTVSLFPASFVSVEMEADNPGKWLLSCQVNDHLEAGMQAIFEIKKCFPNVHKPRPFGAVREYYIATEEIIWDYGPTGLNQYTGIKLHDDSMADTFFDNRNDRIGGKYKKVQYVEYTDDKFTKRKERTPEEQHLGILGPIIKAEEEDTIKVTFRNKASRPFSIQPHGVQYNIEMDGTLYHNELEESYTAKKLRELKKEARVVEPLPAALVRPDTTYKYEWVVPKGGGPTENDPDCITYLYYSAVDPIRDTNSGLVGPLLICKPKTLKSGKQKNVDKEFYLLATSFDENLSWYLDENINRYAKQPKTIKKDDEDFQLSNKMHSLNGYMYGNLQGLNMCKGDKVAWHLSGLGSEGDIHGLYFHGNRFLYRGTRKDTISVFPHISHTVIMEPDSMGQFEVTCMSADDNHAGMRVNYTVEKCSFWNRQSEVMLHQKKYYIAAVEMDWDYSPSRTWEEKMFNGLKDSPGNAFINKGNKFIGSKYKKVLYREYTDESFTKLKERPADMEHLGIQGPMIHGNVGEKVKVVFKNMAKRAYSIHAHGVKTDNPKVVLTPPGQTQTYTWYIPKTAGPTSEQEECNVGAYYSTGDVNKDLYSGLIGPLVICKKSLLRKLGLKKEIEEFSLLFMVFDENKSWYLDDNIKTHVNNPPSNLKEDDEFIESNKMHAINGLLYGNLHGLNMQVGDKVYWYLMGMGSEVDIHTAHFHGHSFDYKMSGTHRADVFDLFPGTFQTVVMRPLYAGSWLLHCHVADHVLAGMETTYTVMEKEKKKGFLGSLGR
- the cp gene encoding ceruloplasmin isoform X2 gives rise to the protein MGKVQWILIGILCCVGSVSCIIREYFIGIKEVRWDYAPSGKNLIQNKTLVEDEHARTFLEQNEVRIGRVYKKAVYLQYTDATFSQEIEKPKWLGYVGPIISAEEDDMVLVHMKNMASRTYSIHAHGIHYNKSHEGALYPDESDTQEKKDDAVPPGKAHSYIWSLASSHAPGKDDTNCQTRVYHSHVNAPKDTASGLIGPLIICKKGTLDIHGDKSGDYLYALMFTVSDENLSWYLDDNIKAYCKTPAKVNKDDENFQESNKMHSINGFVFGNLPDLSMCMGNKIQWHLFGIGNEVDIHSAFFHGQIIKDKQHSTDTVSLFPASFVSVEMEADNPGKWLLSCQVNDHLEAGMQAIFEIKKCFPNVHKPRPFGAVREYYIATEEIIWDYGPTGLNQYTGIKLHDDSMADTFFDNRNDRIGGKYKKVQYVEYTDDKFTKRKERTPEEQHLGILGPIIKAEEEDTIKVTFRNKASRPFSIQPHGVQYNIEMDGTLYHNELEGVVEPLPAALVRPDTTYKYEWVVPKGGGPTENDPDCITYLYYSAVDPIRDTNSGLVGPLLICKPKTLKSGKQKNVDKEFYLLATSFDENLSWYLDENINRYAKQPKTIKKDDEDFQLSNKMHSLNGYMYGNLQGLNMCKGDKVAWHLSGLGSEGDIHGLYFHGNRFLYRGTRKDTISVFPHISHTVIMEPDSMGQFEVTCMSADDNHAGMRVNYTVEKCSFWNRQSEVMLHQKKYYIAAVEMDWDYSPSRTWEEKMFNGLKDSPGNAFINKGNKFIGSKYKKVLYREYTDESFTKLKERPADMEHLGIQGPMIHGNVGEKVKVVFKNMAKRAYSIHAHGVKTDNPKVVLTPPGQTQTYTWYIPKTAGPTSEQEECNVGAYYSTGDVNKDLYSGLIGPLVICKKSLLRKLGLKKEIEEFSLLFMVFDENKSWYLDDNIKTHVNNPPSNLKEDDEFIESNKMHAINGLLYGNLHGLNMQVGDKVYWYLMGMGSEVDIHTAHFHGHSFDYKMSGTHRADVFDLFPGTFQTVVMRPLYAGSWLLHCHVADHVLAGMETTYTVMEKEKKKGFLGSLGR